Proteins found in one Tsukamurella paurometabola DSM 20162 genomic segment:
- a CDS encoding GNAT family N-acetyltransferase, with translation MKLPIAVPSAGDRVQVSALSRREDLFAALDHAAVWQHIPGGAPETPEVMAERLSGAGRQPLLIDHTGTVLGTSSYLLDPADPGGIEIGATLLTPDAWGTGINSAAKALMIDAAFAAGAQWVQFRTDERNGRSAAAILKLPGAVEIASRREPHIVRSDGTVRTSRVFRIPLRPA, from the coding sequence ATGAAGCTGCCGATCGCCGTCCCCTCCGCCGGCGACCGGGTCCAGGTGTCGGCGCTCTCGCGGCGCGAGGACCTGTTCGCCGCGCTCGACCACGCCGCGGTGTGGCAGCACATCCCCGGCGGCGCTCCCGAGACACCCGAGGTCATGGCGGAGCGGCTCAGCGGCGCGGGCCGGCAACCGCTGCTGATCGATCACACGGGCACGGTGCTGGGCACCTCGTCGTACCTGCTCGACCCGGCCGATCCCGGCGGGATCGAGATCGGCGCAACGCTTCTCACCCCGGACGCCTGGGGAACCGGGATCAACTCCGCGGCGAAGGCACTGATGATCGACGCCGCCTTCGCCGCCGGGGCGCAATGGGTGCAGTTCCGGACCGACGAACGCAACGGGAGGTCCGCCGCAGCCATTCTCAAACTGCCTGGGGCGGTGGAGATCGCGTCCCGTCGCGAACCGCACATCGTCCGCTCGGACGGCACCGTCCGCACCAGCCGAGTGTTCCGGATCCCGCTGCGCCCGGCGTGA
- a CDS encoding LysE family translocator: MQSALTFAGLCLLLSIVPGPDSLLVLRLSLDRPRAGVMVAVGSSAGSLCWAMAVGFGLAGFISSRPGLVTVLHVLGGVYLVYLGISELARAPLAAEADEEKRSRAERSALTMGLVSCLLNPKVGLFFLLVAPQYAPALDFGSIMMLGVIDALVAFVWLAFLSVTAAAAVQRLASVSAQRRLRLVSGLAIAAIGAMVLVQSLV; encoded by the coding sequence ATGCAATCCGCGCTGACGTTCGCCGGGTTGTGCTTGCTGCTGTCGATAGTTCCGGGGCCGGACTCTCTACTGGTTCTCCGTCTTTCGCTGGATAGGCCCCGAGCGGGAGTCATGGTCGCGGTGGGCTCGTCGGCCGGGTCTCTCTGTTGGGCGATGGCGGTCGGATTCGGCCTCGCTGGGTTTATTTCGTCGCGGCCAGGCCTCGTCACTGTGTTACACGTTCTCGGTGGCGTCTACCTCGTCTATCTGGGAATCAGCGAGCTGGCCCGGGCTCCTCTTGCGGCAGAGGCGGATGAGGAGAAGCGATCGCGAGCGGAGAGGTCAGCGCTCACGATGGGCTTGGTCTCCTGCCTGCTCAACCCGAAGGTCGGCTTGTTCTTCTTGCTGGTCGCGCCACAGTACGCCCCTGCATTGGACTTTGGATCGATCATGATGCTGGGAGTAATCGACGCGCTTGTTGCCTTTGTCTGGCTGGCTTTCCTCTCGGTGACGGCGGCAGCCGCCGTCCAGCGGTTGGCCAGCGTGAGTGCGCAGCGCCGCTTACGCCTTGTGTCTGGTCTGGCGATAGCTGCTATCGGCGCTATGGTGCTCGTACAATCGCTGGTGTGA
- a CDS encoding NUDIX hydrolase: MSFASLHASAVDALARFDARTDADDALRHTMLAFLDAQPRGCARANVPGHITASVVILNEARTHVVLTHHPRVGEWLQLGGHCEEEDASLPGAALREGLEESGLSRLSVEEDLLTLHTHPITCSLGKPTRHLDLRFRAIAPGAGVPELAISEESNDLRWWPVDALPDSAERTTVAHQVRAALARG, translated from the coding sequence ATGTCGTTCGCCTCACTGCACGCCTCGGCCGTCGATGCACTCGCCCGCTTCGATGCCCGGACCGATGCCGACGACGCCCTTCGGCACACCATGCTCGCCTTCCTGGATGCGCAGCCGAGGGGATGTGCGCGGGCCAATGTGCCGGGGCACATCACCGCCTCGGTGGTGATCCTCAACGAGGCCCGCACGCACGTGGTGCTCACCCACCATCCGCGCGTCGGTGAATGGCTGCAATTGGGCGGCCACTGCGAAGAAGAGGACGCCTCGCTTCCGGGGGCGGCGCTCCGCGAAGGACTCGAGGAATCCGGGCTGAGCCGGCTGTCCGTCGAAGAGGATCTGCTGACCCTGCACACGCACCCGATCACCTGCTCGCTGGGCAAGCCCACCCGGCACCTCGATCTGCGGTTCCGGGCGATCGCACCCGGCGCGGGCGTCCCCGAGCTGGCGATCAGCGAGGAGTCGAACGATCTACGATGGTGGCCCGTCGACGCCCTCCCCGACTCCGCCGAGCGCACCACCGTGGCGCACCAGGTGCGCGCCGCCCTCGCCCGCGGCTGA
- a CDS encoding metallopeptidase family protein, which translates to MRARVDRRARLRQRVARDRRDHGLRAPLVPRGLPAYRTRAQDFDEVVLDAYAEIDGLWHDRLTDLDIAVDDVPGILPRDPDSVSWPDEVEADGPIPLARLVPAGIDRRGNHTRARLILFRRPLQRRAKNDADLLEEILAILVHQISDYLGVTEETLLAGPDSM; encoded by the coding sequence ATGAGAGCACGGGTGGACCGGCGCGCACGATTGCGGCAGCGCGTCGCGAGGGATCGCCGCGACCACGGACTACGGGCGCCGCTGGTTCCGCGGGGCCTGCCCGCGTATCGGACCCGGGCCCAGGATTTCGATGAGGTAGTGCTCGACGCCTACGCCGAGATCGACGGTCTGTGGCACGACCGTCTCACCGACCTCGATATCGCAGTCGACGACGTGCCCGGCATCCTGCCGCGGGATCCGGATTCGGTGTCGTGGCCCGACGAGGTGGAGGCGGACGGACCGATCCCGTTGGCGCGCTTGGTCCCGGCGGGGATCGATCGGCGCGGAAATCACACCCGCGCGCGGCTGATCCTGTTCCGCAGGCCGCTCCAGCGACGGGCGAAGAATGATGCCGATCTCCTCGAGGAGATTCTCGCGATCCTGGTACACCAGATCAGCGATTACCTCGGGGTCACGGAGGAGACCCTGCTCGCCGGCCCGGACTCGATGTAG
- a CDS encoding B12-binding domain-containing radical SAM protein: MDQKLVIVVSPPNSNTVLDGAACTVTSPIEHTDWSDFPNLGALTLASAIEEVPGVEAVYLDGTVVDWSVIADFVVDHADRTLALCVSALTATYEAGLCLARKVKSANSDVVTIFGNDYLTALPRECMDAQTDVIDFAFFGNEVIGAFTEFICALSSGTSIEPERFPSLIYRDSAEVVSINKARPEGIYTDINFDLVDRHFDHTSLYADNFERRVVPTFERLTGRRVRSGTPVEFARGCIKFARNDACSFCSIQYGGLWRNSVESAAEAWKTVEHADEHGYDYLYLTADELPLTFGRLLGDMANEPPLWWRHRDEGDRPVMVGYARADGLSNERNAANLRALNVRQLMVGLDAGTALSLQAMRKPLAPPSDRTSCYRAEEMFKHNERAMRTAKNNDLVLKVGFVVGHIGMDSSMLRENVDSMKALLESGADSIASLDVEVLSPEPGSRDYQYLINPDLAFAAAEEIGMVLPDRGAHKRVAMKWRGHDTIDREAAMSDYIDAVMPGLAMDDLAAARREVRNHAELLGITTGG; encoded by the coding sequence GTGGATCAGAAGCTGGTGATTGTAGTAAGCCCTCCGAACTCCAATACGGTGTTGGACGGCGCGGCATGCACCGTGACGAGTCCGATTGAGCACACTGATTGGTCGGACTTCCCCAACCTCGGGGCCCTAACCTTGGCGTCGGCGATAGAGGAAGTGCCCGGCGTAGAGGCTGTATATCTCGATGGAACGGTAGTTGACTGGTCGGTGATCGCCGATTTTGTCGTGGATCACGCCGACAGGACGCTCGCGCTTTGCGTCAGTGCGCTTACCGCGACGTACGAAGCAGGCTTGTGTTTAGCGCGAAAGGTTAAGTCTGCAAATTCGGATGTTGTCACCATTTTTGGGAATGATTATCTAACGGCGTTGCCGCGCGAATGCATGGATGCTCAAACCGATGTCATTGATTTCGCCTTCTTTGGAAACGAAGTAATCGGAGCGTTCACGGAGTTTATCTGCGCGCTGTCGAGTGGTACCTCGATCGAACCGGAGCGATTTCCGTCATTGATATACCGTGATTCGGCAGAAGTTGTCAGTATCAACAAGGCGAGGCCGGAAGGTATCTATACGGATATCAATTTCGATCTGGTGGACAGGCATTTTGATCATACGTCTCTGTATGCTGACAATTTTGAACGAAGGGTTGTTCCTACTTTTGAACGCCTCACTGGCCGCCGAGTACGGTCGGGTACGCCGGTGGAATTTGCGAGGGGATGTATCAAATTTGCGCGTAACGATGCGTGTAGCTTCTGCTCCATTCAGTACGGCGGGCTGTGGCGGAATTCGGTAGAATCTGCGGCGGAAGCGTGGAAGACGGTTGAACACGCGGACGAGCACGGCTACGACTATCTCTACTTGACGGCGGATGAGCTTCCGCTGACGTTCGGCCGTCTGCTTGGCGACATGGCGAACGAGCCCCCGTTGTGGTGGCGACATCGTGACGAGGGTGACCGGCCGGTCATGGTTGGATATGCTCGCGCCGATGGGCTCTCGAATGAACGTAACGCCGCCAACCTAAGGGCGCTTAATGTACGCCAACTCATGGTTGGGCTAGACGCGGGTACTGCCTTGTCGTTGCAAGCGATGCGCAAGCCGCTCGCACCCCCGAGCGATCGAACCTCGTGCTATCGCGCGGAGGAGATGTTCAAGCACAACGAGCGCGCGATGCGAACGGCCAAGAACAACGACCTCGTTCTGAAAGTGGGGTTCGTGGTTGGGCACATCGGGATGGATTCCTCTATGCTACGCGAGAACGTTGACTCGATGAAAGCGCTACTAGAGTCTGGCGCAGATTCTATCGCATCCTTAGATGTAGAAGTCTTGTCGCCAGAACCTGGATCTCGGGACTATCAGTACCTGATAAACCCGGACCTTGCCTTCGCGGCGGCGGAAGAAATCGGCATGGTTTTGCCGGATCGAGGCGCGCACAAGAGGGTTGCGATGAAGTGGCGAGGGCATGACACGATAGATCGGGAGGCGGCGATGAGCGACTATATTGACGCTGTCATGCCCGGTCTAGCAATGGACGACTTGGCTGCGGCACGTCGTGAAGTCCGGAACCATGCGGAACTGTTAGGGATTACGACAGGCGGCTGA
- the cofD gene encoding 2-phospho-L-lactate transferase, with translation MKVTVLVGGVGGARFLQGARERFGITPFPGNDDDTTREHTVTAVVNVGDDAWMHGVRICPDLDTCMYTLGGGIDTERGWGHKNETWNAKEELAKYGADPDWFGLGDRDLATHLIRTQMLSAGYPLTEVTAALCNRWQPGVRLLPVTDARHETHVVIADPESDDGARRAIHFQEWWVRYRANVDTFGFAQVGGGEGAPAGGKAQVTKAAVAAIEDADVVFLAPSNPVVSIGAILSVGGVRAALRTTSAKVVGVSPVIGGAPLRGMADRCLEVLGIETSAQAIGEHFGARSGNGILDGWLVAEEDSGVAIDGLPVAAIPLLMSSPQATAAMIDAGLGLVGL, from the coding sequence GTGAAGGTGACGGTGCTGGTGGGCGGTGTCGGCGGTGCGCGATTCCTGCAGGGTGCGCGAGAACGCTTCGGGATCACCCCGTTTCCCGGGAACGATGACGACACGACACGCGAGCACACGGTCACAGCGGTGGTGAACGTCGGCGACGACGCCTGGATGCACGGCGTCCGGATCTGTCCCGATCTCGACACCTGCATGTACACCCTTGGTGGCGGTATCGACACCGAGCGCGGTTGGGGCCACAAGAACGAGACCTGGAACGCCAAGGAGGAGCTGGCCAAGTACGGCGCCGATCCCGATTGGTTCGGCCTCGGTGACCGCGATCTCGCGACGCATCTCATCCGCACTCAGATGTTGTCCGCCGGGTATCCCCTCACCGAGGTGACGGCCGCACTGTGTAACCGATGGCAACCGGGGGTGCGCCTGCTGCCGGTGACCGATGCGCGGCACGAGACCCACGTGGTGATCGCCGATCCGGAATCCGACGACGGCGCCCGGCGCGCGATCCACTTCCAGGAGTGGTGGGTGCGATACCGCGCGAATGTCGACACCTTCGGCTTCGCCCAGGTGGGCGGCGGTGAGGGCGCCCCGGCCGGAGGAAAGGCACAGGTCACCAAGGCCGCCGTCGCCGCGATCGAGGATGCCGACGTGGTCTTCCTGGCCCCGTCGAACCCGGTGGTCTCGATCGGCGCGATCCTCTCGGTGGGCGGGGTGCGCGCCGCGCTGCGCACCACGTCGGCGAAGGTGGTCGGTGTCTCCCCGGTGATCGGTGGCGCCCCCCTGCGCGGCATGGCCGACCGATGCCTGGAGGTGTTGGGCATCGAGACCAGCGCCCAGGCCATCGGCGAGCACTTCGGTGCGCGCAGCGGCAACGGCATCCTGGATGGCTGGCTGGTGGCCGAGGAGGATTCCGGCGTCGCGATCGACGGTCTCCCCGTCGCGGCGATCCCCCTGCTGATGAGCTCACCGCAGGCCACGGCCGCCATGATCGACGCCGGCCTCGGACTGGTCGGCCTGTGA
- a CDS encoding WhiB family transcriptional regulator, whose amino-acid sequence MTIDAHREPFESFSGGSGRAHLSLVPTGFEELYEAIEDQWQDRALCAQTDPEAFFPEKGGSTREAKRICLGCEVRNECLEYALAKDERFGIWGGLSERERRKLKRGII is encoded by the coding sequence ATGACGATCGACGCTCATCGTGAACCGTTCGAAAGCTTCTCCGGTGGGTCCGGCCGTGCGCATCTGTCTCTGGTGCCTACGGGTTTCGAGGAACTCTACGAGGCTATCGAGGATCAGTGGCAGGACCGCGCCCTGTGCGCGCAGACCGATCCCGAGGCCTTCTTCCCCGAGAAGGGCGGCTCGACCCGCGAGGCCAAGCGCATCTGCCTGGGCTGCGAGGTGCGCAACGAGTGCCTCGAGTACGCCCTCGCCAAGGATGAGCGCTTCGGCATCTGGGGCGGTCTCTCCGAGCGTGAACGCCGCAAGCTCAAGCGCGGCATCATCTGA
- the glgC gene encoding glucose-1-phosphate adenylyltransferase, with translation MSRQPRVLGIVLAGGEGKRLYPLTADRAKPAVPFGGSYRLIDFVLSNLVNAGYQRLCVLTQYKSHSLDRHISQTWRMFGFRGEYITPVPAQQRVGKRWYTGSADAIFQSMNLISDDDPEYIVVFGADHVYRMDPSQMVQAHIESGAGVTVAGIRVPRSEAKAFGCIEADESGRITQFLEKPADPPGTPDDPDVTFASMGNYVFSREALVEAITADAENSDSDHDMGGDIIPAFVARGEAAVYDFSDNKVPGATERDAGYWRDVGTIDAFYDAHMDLVSVYPIFNLYNRQWPIRCENDNLPPAKFARGGLAQESMVGAGSIVSGATVRNSVIGANVTIGDGATVEGSVLMPGVRVEPGAVVRKAILDKNVVVGRGQILGVNLDRERERFDVSAGGVVTVGKGIRIG, from the coding sequence GTGAGCAGACAGCCGCGCGTCCTCGGAATCGTCCTCGCCGGCGGAGAGGGTAAGCGCCTCTACCCGCTGACCGCAGACCGGGCGAAACCTGCGGTGCCCTTCGGCGGCTCGTATCGGCTGATCGACTTCGTGCTCTCGAATCTGGTGAACGCCGGCTATCAGCGACTGTGCGTGCTCACCCAGTACAAGTCGCATTCGCTCGATCGGCACATCAGCCAGACCTGGCGCATGTTCGGTTTCCGTGGCGAGTACATCACCCCGGTCCCCGCGCAGCAGCGAGTGGGGAAGCGCTGGTACACCGGCAGCGCCGATGCGATCTTCCAGTCGATGAACCTCATCTCGGACGACGATCCCGAATACATCGTGGTCTTCGGCGCCGACCACGTGTACCGGATGGACCCGTCGCAGATGGTGCAGGCGCACATCGAGTCCGGGGCGGGAGTCACCGTGGCGGGTATCCGGGTTCCTCGGTCCGAGGCGAAGGCCTTCGGGTGCATCGAGGCCGACGAGTCGGGCCGGATCACGCAGTTCCTGGAGAAGCCGGCCGATCCGCCCGGCACCCCGGACGATCCCGACGTCACCTTCGCCTCGATGGGCAACTACGTGTTCAGTCGCGAAGCCCTCGTGGAGGCGATCACCGCGGACGCGGAGAATTCCGACTCCGACCACGATATGGGCGGCGATATCATTCCTGCGTTCGTGGCCCGCGGCGAGGCCGCGGTGTACGACTTCAGTGATAACAAGGTGCCTGGAGCCACCGAGCGCGATGCCGGCTACTGGCGTGATGTCGGGACGATCGACGCCTTCTACGACGCGCACATGGACCTGGTGTCGGTGTACCCGATCTTCAACCTCTACAACCGGCAGTGGCCGATCCGGTGCGAGAACGACAACCTACCGCCCGCGAAGTTCGCCCGGGGCGGGCTCGCGCAGGAGTCGATGGTGGGTGCCGGCAGCATCGTCTCCGGTGCGACGGTGCGCAATTCGGTGATCGGCGCGAACGTCACGATCGGCGACGGGGCCACGGTGGAGGGCTCGGTGCTGATGCCCGGTGTGCGGGTCGAGCCCGGTGCAGTGGTGCGCAAGGCGATTCTCGACAAGAACGTAGTGGTGGGTCGCGGCCAGATCCTGGGCGTGAACCTCGACCGCGAGCGGGAACGCTTCGACGTGTCCGCCGGCGGTGTGGTGACCGTGGGCAAGGGAATCCGGATCGGCTGA
- a CDS encoding coenzyme F420-0:L-glutamate ligase: MTRPERDHGAAALEILPVFGIGEVRTGDDVAQVIADAAPWLADGDVVVITSKIFSKSEGRVLAAPSDPDERDAFRRRLIAEEAVRVLATKGRTWITENKLGIVQAASGVDASNVAADTVALLPEDPDGSAAAVRANLRERLGVDVAVLVTDTMGRAWRTGQTDAAIGAAGMEVLHGYAGAVDAYGNDLVVTEIAVADELAAAADLVKGKLGGVPVAVVRGFQTRSPAADSPLGTARGLVRPGEDDLFHTGVEAARRQALLLRRSVRAFADEPVAEEEMRAAVAEALTAPAPHHTHPVRFVWVRDRARRAALLDAMKAAWSADLTGDGRSAESVAKRVRRGQLLYDAPELILPFMVPDGAHDYPDARRTAAEETMFTVAVGAAVQSLLVALAVRGIGSCWVGSTIFAAETVREILDLPADYRPAGAVAVGYPTEPATPREPLPPGNMLIER, translated from the coding sequence GTGACGCGCCCCGAACGCGATCACGGTGCCGCCGCGCTGGAGATCCTGCCGGTGTTCGGGATCGGCGAGGTCCGCACCGGAGACGATGTGGCGCAGGTGATCGCGGATGCGGCGCCGTGGCTCGCCGACGGCGATGTCGTGGTGATCACCTCGAAGATCTTCTCCAAGTCCGAGGGCCGGGTGCTGGCGGCGCCATCGGACCCGGACGAGCGGGATGCGTTCCGCCGCCGCCTGATCGCCGAGGAGGCTGTACGCGTACTCGCCACCAAGGGGCGCACCTGGATCACGGAGAACAAGCTGGGCATCGTGCAGGCAGCATCGGGGGTGGACGCCTCGAACGTGGCCGCCGACACCGTCGCTCTGCTCCCCGAAGACCCGGACGGCAGCGCCGCCGCGGTGCGGGCGAATCTTCGCGAACGCCTCGGCGTGGACGTGGCCGTGTTGGTCACCGACACCATGGGGCGTGCCTGGCGTACCGGGCAGACCGACGCCGCGATCGGCGCGGCCGGGATGGAGGTGCTGCACGGGTACGCCGGCGCCGTCGACGCGTACGGCAATGATCTGGTGGTCACCGAGATCGCCGTGGCCGATGAACTCGCCGCCGCAGCGGATCTGGTGAAGGGCAAACTGGGCGGTGTCCCGGTGGCCGTCGTCCGAGGTTTCCAGACTCGCTCCCCCGCAGCCGATTCACCGCTCGGCACCGCCCGCGGGCTGGTGCGCCCCGGCGAAGACGACCTGTTCCACACCGGTGTCGAGGCCGCCCGGCGGCAGGCACTGCTGCTGCGCCGCTCGGTACGTGCTTTCGCAGACGAGCCGGTTGCCGAGGAGGAGATGCGCGCTGCGGTGGCCGAGGCACTCACGGCGCCGGCGCCGCACCACACGCATCCCGTGCGGTTCGTCTGGGTGCGCGACCGCGCCCGCCGAGCGGCGCTGCTCGATGCCATGAAGGCCGCCTGGTCTGCGGATCTGACGGGCGACGGCCGATCGGCGGAGTCGGTCGCGAAGCGGGTGCGCCGCGGCCAGTTGCTCTACGACGCACCGGAACTGATCCTGCCGTTCATGGTGCCCGACGGCGCTCATGACTATCCCGACGCTCGCCGTACCGCCGCCGAGGAGACCATGTTCACGGTGGCGGTGGGCGCCGCGGTGCAGTCACTTCTCGTGGCGCTCGCCGTGCGCGGAATCGGCAGTTGCTGGGTGGGGTCGACCATCTTCGCCGCAGAGACCGTCCGGGAGATTCTGGACCTGCCCGCGGACTACCGGCCCGCCGGCGCCGTGGCCGTCGGCTATCCGACCGAGCCCGCGACGCCGCGCGAGCCACTCCCACCTGGAAACATGCTGATCGAAAGGTAG
- a CDS encoding DUF3499 domain-containing protein, translating to MNPVRQCCRPGCRNHAVATLTFDYRQSIAVLGPLGTTSEPHSWDLCDFHASRMTAPRGWEMLRNLPAYSAASVGGAALDDDLTALADTVREGAPGLARERGPRPVVDVPGGDVPARSLPPIGAMRPVHDGMSQVPPAGQGSAGAPKHAARPGRRGHLRVLPDPVD from the coding sequence GTGAACCCCGTCCGTCAGTGCTGCCGCCCCGGCTGCAGGAACCACGCCGTGGCCACGCTGACGTTCGACTATCGCCAGTCGATCGCGGTGCTGGGCCCCCTGGGCACCACCAGTGAGCCGCATTCCTGGGACCTCTGCGACTTTCACGCAAGCCGGATGACTGCGCCGCGGGGCTGGGAGATGCTGCGCAACCTCCCTGCGTACAGCGCCGCCTCGGTGGGCGGGGCTGCCCTGGACGACGACCTCACCGCGCTCGCCGACACCGTTCGCGAGGGTGCACCGGGTCTCGCCCGCGAACGCGGCCCACGCCCCGTGGTCGACGTGCCCGGTGGTGACGTTCCGGCCCGCTCGCTCCCACCGATCGGCGCCATGCGGCCCGTCCACGACGGCATGAGCCAGGTCCCGCCGGCAGGACAGGGTTCCGCCGGCGCCCCGAAGCACGCCGCTCGCCCCGGGCGCCGGGGTCATCTGCGGGTGCTGCCCGATCCCGTCGACTAG
- a CDS encoding SDR family NAD(P)-dependent oxidoreductase: MDTTNRTTWMITGASQGFGRDIAAEVLARGHTVIAIVRDSSRVVDLVAANPGRVEVVEADLAQQEGVDHAVMIARDREVGVLVNNAGRAICGAAEEVSMSDLRAQLELNFFAAAALTRAVLPGMRAQGYGTVVQLSSQGGRLSFPGVGAYSASKFALEGWSEALAGEVAPLGIRVMLVEPSRFRTGFNTTRSLGFAEQSGVYASTVGRVAADLAGVDGRQEGDPVRAARIIADIVASAEVPLRLPLGAEAVDRLLAAYTSGTAAVETWADVARSADFPSAGDRASRPV, encoded by the coding sequence ATGGACACCACGAACAGGACGACATGGATGATCACCGGCGCCTCGCAGGGATTCGGGCGCGATATCGCGGCAGAGGTGTTGGCGCGGGGGCACACCGTCATCGCCATTGTGCGCGACTCCTCGCGGGTCGTGGATCTTGTCGCCGCGAACCCGGGCCGCGTGGAGGTGGTCGAGGCCGACCTGGCACAGCAGGAGGGAGTCGATCATGCAGTGATGATCGCGCGCGACCGCGAGGTCGGCGTCCTGGTCAACAATGCCGGACGCGCGATCTGCGGTGCTGCTGAGGAGGTTTCGATGAGCGATCTCCGCGCTCAATTGGAGCTGAACTTCTTCGCCGCTGCCGCCCTCACCCGAGCGGTACTTCCGGGCATGCGGGCCCAGGGATACGGCACCGTCGTGCAGTTGAGCAGTCAGGGTGGAAGATTGTCGTTTCCCGGCGTCGGCGCATACTCGGCGAGCAAGTTCGCACTTGAGGGATGGAGCGAGGCGCTCGCAGGCGAGGTGGCGCCGCTGGGGATCCGGGTCATGCTGGTCGAACCGTCACGGTTCCGCACTGGCTTCAACACCACTCGGTCCCTGGGCTTCGCGGAGCAGTCCGGCGTGTACGCGAGCACCGTGGGACGGGTCGCTGCCGATCTCGCGGGCGTCGACGGACGCCAGGAGGGCGACCCGGTGCGGGCTGCGCGCATCATCGCCGACATCGTTGCGTCGGCCGAGGTCCCGTTGCGACTACCTCTGGGGGCCGAGGCCGTCGACCGCCTCCTTGCCGCTTACACCAGTGGCACCGCGGCGGTCGAAACGTGGGCGGATGTCGCTCGTTCGGCCGACTTCCCGTCCGCGGGGGATCGCGCCTCCCGCCCGGTCTGA
- a CDS encoding allophanate hydrolase-related protein, whose protein sequence is MDDALVLGVNGTLMRGLDLNRNLLDAGARFVRETRTAPIYRLPAGLTIGRSSSTTTPRFSV, encoded by the coding sequence GTGGACGATGCGCTGGTGCTGGGAGTCAACGGGACGTTGATGCGTGGGCTCGACCTCAACCGGAATCTGCTCGATGCCGGGGCGCGGTTCGTGCGCGAGACCCGCACGGCGCCGATCTACCGCCTGCCGGCCGGGCTCACGATCGGCAGATCGTCCTCGACGACGACGCCGAGGTTCTCGGTGTGA